In Clostridia bacterium, one genomic interval encodes:
- a CDS encoding PD-(D/E)XK nuclease family protein, with protein GKFPVINKDLGMLSDNDLDCLNKLNIKIEPKIRQVNRRTKFNLIQSLYLGQNLHFLYCTNDNGEDRIQANILNNLRTLFPNHIEADEDSDNVLLSMTDKSKEDLSKYFYSQAASKKLILTQFKKAISQRQEILGTAISSAAYALGIDFSPPKKQDFEYNLSKDVFFATQLENYFKCPYIYLLQHILKLKKRPEGNINAIDIGNILHSILEKFVEFVPNDINECDKIITDITNQIISENEKLKNNKHFSEMLLKEAINTGRVIFDQNQNSDFKTIYTEKMFGHDQTLPPLEIPTRYGTAKIEGKVDRIDEYEDYVRIIDYKTGKVKSSISEIIQDIYAGKNLQLTLYMQAIRKGLNKKPFASLYFPINNDFQTQKKPRYCMQGLVSEELKAVLACDKKLTTHNLKSEVLPVNLKLTEYGPEISSTSVLSTQEFENALTYSVGVAKNAIEEIISGYLEPSPCEGSCNWCDYKSVCCHPYENERDFHSIEIKKDIISKLGQKISDQDNGVDNVD; from the coding sequence GGAAAATTCCCTGTAATTAACAAAGACTTAGGCATGCTGTCTGATAATGACCTTGACTGTTTGAACAAGCTCAATATAAAAATTGAGCCCAAAATCAGGCAGGTCAACAGACGCACTAAATTTAATCTCATACAGTCGCTGTATCTTGGACAAAACTTGCATTTTTTATATTGCACCAACGATAACGGCGAAGACAGAATTCAGGCTAATATTTTGAATAATCTCAGAACGCTTTTTCCAAATCACATTGAAGCTGATGAAGACAGCGACAATGTGCTTTTGAGCATGACCGACAAGTCTAAAGAAGATTTATCTAAATATTTTTATAGTCAAGCCGCTTCAAAAAAGCTGATTTTGACTCAATTCAAAAAAGCAATATCTCAAAGACAAGAAATTTTGGGCACAGCAATATCAAGCGCTGCTTATGCTCTTGGTATTGATTTTAGCCCGCCTAAAAAGCAAGACTTTGAATATAATCTTTCAAAAGATGTTTTCTTCGCAACTCAATTAGAAAACTACTTTAAGTGTCCTTATATTTATCTATTGCAGCATATTTTAAAGCTAAAAAAACGTCCTGAAGGCAATATAAACGCTATAGATATAGGTAATATTTTGCACTCTATTTTGGAAAAGTTTGTAGAGTTTGTGCCCAATGACATTAATGAATGCGACAAAATCATAACAGATATAACAAACCAAATAATATCTGAAAATGAAAAGCTCAAAAACAACAAGCATTTTAGCGAAATGCTGCTAAAAGAAGCTATCAATACAGGCAGGGTTATTTTTGATCAAAATCAGAACTCGGATTTCAAAACCATTTATACCGAAAAAATGTTTGGTCATGATCAAACCTTGCCGCCACTTGAAATTCCTACCAGATACGGAACAGCAAAAATCGAAGGCAAAGTTGACCGTATAGATGAATACGAAGATTATGTCAGAATAATCGATTACAAAACCGGTAAAGTTAAGTCAAGCATTTCGGAAATAATTCAAGACATATATGCAGGCAAAAATCTGCAATTGACGCTTTATATGCAAGCAATACGAAAAGGACTTAACAAAAAGCCGTTTGCTTCTTTGTATTTTCCTATCAATAATGATTTTCAAACTCAAAAGAAACCAAGATATTGTATGCAGGGGCTTGTGAGTGAGGAATTAAAAGCTGTGCTTGCTTGCGACAAAAAGCTAACTACTCATAACCTAAAAAGCGAAGTATTGCCTGTAAACCTAAAGCTTACCGAATACGGACCAGAAATCAGCAGTACATCGGTATTAAGCACGCAGGAATTTGAAAATGCATTGACTTATTCTGTTGGCGTTGCCAAAAACGCAATAGAAGAAATAATCTCAGGTTATCTTGAACCCAGCCCTTGCGAAGGTTCATGCAATTGGTGCGATTACAAAAGCGTATGCTGTCATCCTTATGAAAACGAGCGTGATTTTCATAGCATTGAAATCAAAAAAGATATTATTTCTAAGTTAGGTCAAAAAATAAGCGATCAAGATAACGGGGTGGATAATGTCGATTAA